A genomic stretch from Fodinicurvata sediminis DSM 21159 includes:
- a CDS encoding acyclic terpene utilization AtuA family protein: MRWDYLNFLWDDDVGTMMQPNIVKIGCCAGFSGDRYDAGVPVAEALALADGPAYLMYETLAERTLALAQIQRRCDPEVGYTPYLADFLRPVLRTCLENGIPIVGNFGAANPPAAARRILALANELNLSTPCVATVEGDDVLESFGERTIRSWNNDEKRDLTGSRIIAANAYLGGRPIADALSDGADIVVTGRCTDSALAVGPLIHAFGLQHDEWDRLATAVLTGHLLECGAHVTGGYFADPGYKDVPGMASIGFPIAEVSADDIATITKPPRTGGLVSAATVTEQLLYEIHDPSAYLTPDVQLNMTDVEVEDLGENRVRVMGARGAPPPGKLKVTVSIEGDFLAEGEIGYSGLNALARARLAARTLLERIELHGSNCAVRCDIIGAASIHDSIYSRRWQEDSVPSEGDYRVRLAGSTQNRAEAENVAREVLSLYANGPAGGAGVRYCVTPRVHTLSSYISAADIKPKITFYGQRK, encoded by the coding sequence TTGCGATGGGATTACCTGAACTTCTTATGGGACGATGATGTAGGTACTATGATGCAGCCAAACATTGTTAAGATTGGGTGCTGTGCCGGTTTCTCAGGCGATCGATATGATGCCGGAGTTCCTGTTGCGGAAGCGTTAGCATTAGCTGACGGTCCAGCGTACCTTATGTACGAAACGCTAGCAGAACGAACACTAGCTTTAGCCCAGATCCAGCGTCGCTGCGATCCGGAGGTTGGCTATACACCGTACCTAGCGGATTTCCTCCGGCCGGTACTCCGCACCTGCCTAGAAAATGGTATTCCGATCGTTGGAAACTTTGGGGCTGCAAATCCGCCGGCTGCGGCGCGTCGTATTCTGGCTCTTGCTAATGAACTGAATCTTTCTACTCCTTGTGTAGCCACGGTAGAGGGAGACGATGTTCTAGAGAGCTTTGGGGAAAGGACTATTCGTTCCTGGAACAATGATGAAAAACGAGATCTTACTGGTTCCCGCATCATTGCTGCTAATGCTTACTTGGGTGGTCGCCCAATAGCTGATGCCTTATCTGATGGCGCTGATATTGTTGTGACCGGACGATGCACAGACAGTGCACTTGCTGTCGGACCATTGATACACGCGTTCGGCTTGCAACATGATGAATGGGATCGTCTTGCAACAGCTGTGCTAACTGGGCATTTGCTGGAATGTGGGGCTCACGTGACAGGCGGATATTTTGCAGATCCTGGATATAAGGACGTTCCCGGTATGGCTTCGATCGGCTTTCCGATTGCGGAAGTCAGTGCAGATGATATTGCGACAATTACAAAACCGCCGAGAACAGGAGGGTTAGTATCCGCCGCCACAGTAACGGAACAGCTACTTTACGAAATTCACGACCCCTCTGCTTATCTCACACCAGATGTGCAACTAAATATGACAGATGTAGAGGTGGAGGATCTCGGCGAAAACCGAGTGCGCGTAATGGGGGCCCGTGGAGCTCCTCCTCCTGGAAAATTAAAGGTAACTGTATCTATAGAGGGTGACTTCCTTGCCGAGGGTGAAATCGGGTATAGCGGATTGAATGCGCTCGCGCGAGCTAGGCTAGCTGCCCGCACTCTACTTGAACGTATCGAGCTTCATGGTTCGAATTGTGCTGTCCGGTGCGATATAATTGGTGCTGCAAGTATTCATGACAGCATCTACAGCCGTCGATGGCAAGAAGACAGTGTTCCGAGTGAAGGAGACTACCGCGTGCGATTGGCCGGGAGTACACAAAATCGAGCTGAAGCAGAGAATGTCGCTCGTGAAGTTCTTTCACTATATGCCAATGGTCCTGCTGGAGGAGCAGGTGTGCGGTATTGCGTTACACCGCGCGTTCATACTCTTTCAAGCTACATATCTGCTGCAGATATAAAACCAAAAATTACATTCTACGGACAGAGGAAATGA
- a CDS encoding AtuA-related protein has translation MTTDMSFPSNTAPLHRLAHARAGDKGNRLNVSVIAYSKNDFELLREQVTPQRVKTLFADRNVQVVTRYELPKLGAMNFVIDEALEGGVNKSLNLDGHGKSLSFRILEIEIILFS, from the coding sequence ATGACAACCGACATGTCTTTTCCATCTAACACCGCTCCACTTCACAGACTTGCTCATGCTCGCGCTGGTGACAAGGGTAACAGGTTGAATGTAAGTGTAATTGCTTATTCTAAGAATGATTTTGAGCTGCTTCGTGAGCAGGTCACACCACAGCGAGTGAAGACACTGTTTGCGGATCGCAACGTCCAAGTGGTTACACGCTATGAGCTCCCGAAGTTAGGCGCAATGAACTTTGTGATTGATGAGGCTCTTGAAGGAGGTGTCAACAAGAGCCTAAATCTTGATGGGCACGGAAAGTCGCTTTCATTTCGAATACTTGAGATTGAAATAATACTATTTTCCTAA